One genomic segment of Lysobacter sp. 5GHs7-4 includes these proteins:
- a CDS encoding TonB-dependent receptor, translating into MALSLALGLSACLGSQHVQAQARGAAHDYALPAQPLGAALNQLAASGDAQMLVPPELVRNRTAPALSGRYTLPEALERLLVGSGLSYRITPSGVITIIAAPAAPRPRQKPSPAPSAQAASEPEPTELASIQVTGSRIKRAEIEGPSPITVISAEQLEREGHATVFEALETLVMASGAVETELSGGFSANAHPLNLRGLGPGRSLLLIDGRRAADYPFPYEGRSNFQNFGNIPSGAVDRIEILAGGASAIYGADAVSGVVNVVLKRNYEGDEVKLRTGTSSMGGRDRVDLQWTGGRTGENWGLTYAFQYYNQELLYGFQRDDWDLRSNPVVDPRLGVQPDAGLRIRRGSTSSSSPLIAPPAGTCERWGGEFVRHTYKRISSGNVQSLGDACGTWNDAHYQHLSKGKDELAGYVFGTWDFSDGLQGWASVQAWRSKVESLGGFESITGPHTDGVGRRGDFYDPQFNAVIAPTRLLTPVDLGGVENMNQHYKERSLDVAVGLRGTFGERWDWDATLSRADYYFERTRRRMVGNRVNEFFFGPQIGTRPNGVPIHRLNLERWYRPLTPDEYASISTLARYEAESWVSTGSFVVTGDLFELPAGPLGVAGVVEASKQGYDLSSDPRVQPGVVQLYNLTGTNGGGERDRYAAGVEFSVPITRTLKASLAGRFDKYDDITAVDDARTWNAGIEWRPTESLLLRGAYATSFKAPDLHWVFSEGSGSFGSNVDQWRCIAAGANPGCSGYSYNMFSLSEGDPNLEEETGKSWSAGLVWDVFDDVSITADYWNIELNGAIERLSIGGILAGEAGCRTGKTLNGQPFQFAPGSGYCQAVTALVTRRPEGSESIDRVAEIRSAPINQSYRRVAGIDAGINWRLKTARFGDYRFDLNWSHTLKSEQQVFATDTVDRDWRDDPTNLDFRSRVRAGASWRRGDWSSSLFMTRYGSLPKAGGVGRTGVHFIWNANVGKQITDRAALKFYVNNLFNNLHPDDETNGSFPYFYDAYSPIGRELALQFEYRFR; encoded by the coding sequence GTGGCGCTGAGCCTCGCGTTGGGTTTGTCGGCCTGTCTGGGTTCGCAGCACGTACAAGCGCAAGCGCGCGGCGCCGCGCACGACTACGCGTTGCCGGCCCAGCCGTTGGGCGCGGCGCTCAACCAGCTCGCCGCGTCGGGGGACGCGCAGATGCTGGTGCCGCCGGAGCTGGTGCGCAATCGCACCGCGCCGGCGCTGTCGGGCCGCTACACCCTGCCCGAAGCGCTGGAGCGCCTGCTCGTGGGCAGCGGGCTGAGCTATCGCATCACGCCCAGCGGCGTGATCACCATCATCGCCGCGCCGGCCGCGCCGCGTCCGCGGCAAAAGCCCAGCCCAGCGCCGTCGGCGCAGGCCGCGTCCGAACCTGAGCCGACCGAACTGGCCTCGATCCAGGTCACCGGCTCGCGCATCAAGCGCGCCGAAATCGAAGGCCCGTCGCCGATCACCGTGATCAGCGCCGAGCAGCTCGAACGCGAGGGCCACGCCACCGTGTTCGAGGCGCTGGAGACCCTGGTCATGGCCAGCGGTGCGGTCGAGACCGAACTGTCCGGCGGCTTCTCCGCCAACGCCCATCCGCTCAACCTGCGCGGTCTCGGCCCCGGGCGCTCGCTGCTGCTGATCGACGGACGCCGCGCCGCCGACTATCCGTTTCCGTACGAAGGCCGCAGCAACTTCCAGAACTTCGGCAACATTCCCTCCGGCGCGGTCGACCGCATCGAAATCCTGGCCGGCGGCGCCTCGGCGATCTACGGCGCCGACGCCGTGTCGGGCGTGGTCAACGTGGTGCTCAAGCGCAACTACGAGGGCGACGAGGTCAAGCTGCGTACCGGCACCAGTTCGATGGGCGGGCGCGACCGCGTCGATCTGCAGTGGACCGGCGGCCGCACCGGCGAGAACTGGGGCCTGACCTACGCGTTCCAGTACTACAACCAGGAGCTGCTGTACGGTTTCCAGCGCGACGACTGGGACCTGCGCTCCAATCCGGTGGTCGACCCGCGCCTGGGCGTGCAGCCCGACGCCGGCCTGCGCATCCGTCGCGGCAGCACCAGCAGCTCCAGTCCGCTGATCGCGCCACCGGCCGGCACCTGCGAGCGCTGGGGCGGCGAGTTCGTGCGCCACACCTACAAGCGCATCAGCTCAGGCAACGTGCAGAGCCTGGGCGATGCCTGCGGCACCTGGAACGACGCGCATTACCAGCATCTGAGCAAGGGCAAGGACGAGCTGGCCGGCTACGTGTTCGGCACCTGGGATTTCAGCGACGGCCTGCAGGGCTGGGCGTCGGTGCAGGCCTGGCGGTCCAAGGTCGAATCGCTGGGCGGTTTCGAAAGCATCACCGGCCCGCACACCGACGGCGTCGGCCGCCGCGGCGATTTCTACGACCCGCAGTTCAACGCCGTGATCGCGCCCACGCGCTTGCTCACGCCGGTCGATCTGGGCGGCGTCGAGAACATGAATCAGCACTACAAGGAGCGTTCGCTGGACGTCGCGGTCGGCTTGCGCGGCACCTTCGGCGAACGCTGGGACTGGGACGCCACGCTCAGCCGCGCGGATTACTACTTCGAGCGCACGCGCCGGCGCATGGTCGGCAATCGCGTCAACGAGTTCTTCTTCGGACCGCAGATCGGCACCCGTCCGAACGGTGTGCCGATCCATCGCCTCAACCTGGAGCGCTGGTACCGCCCGCTCACGCCCGACGAGTACGCCTCGATCTCGACCCTGGCGCGCTACGAGGCCGAGTCCTGGGTGAGCACCGGCAGCTTCGTGGTCACCGGCGATCTGTTCGAGCTGCCGGCCGGTCCGCTGGGCGTGGCCGGCGTGGTCGAAGCCAGCAAGCAAGGCTACGACCTGTCCAGCGATCCGCGCGTGCAGCCCGGCGTGGTCCAGCTGTACAACCTCACCGGCACCAACGGCGGCGGGGAACGCGACCGCTATGCGGCCGGTGTCGAATTCAGCGTGCCGATCACGCGCACGCTCAAGGCCAGCCTGGCCGGACGCTTCGACAAGTACGACGACATCACCGCCGTCGACGACGCCCGCACCTGGAACGCCGGCATCGAATGGCGCCCGACCGAGTCGCTGCTGCTGCGCGGTGCCTACGCCACCAGCTTCAAGGCGCCCGATCTGCATTGGGTGTTCAGCGAAGGCAGCGGCAGCTTCGGCAGCAATGTCGACCAATGGCGTTGCATCGCCGCCGGCGCCAACCCCGGTTGCTCGGGTTACAGCTACAACATGTTCAGCCTCAGCGAGGGCGATCCCAATCTCGAAGAGGAAACCGGCAAGTCCTGGAGCGCGGGCCTGGTCTGGGACGTGTTCGACGACGTGTCGATCACCGCCGACTACTGGAATATCGAACTCAACGGCGCGATCGAGCGGCTGAGCATCGGCGGCATCCTGGCCGGCGAGGCCGGTTGCCGCACCGGCAAGACGCTCAACGGCCAACCGTTCCAGTTCGCACCGGGCTCGGGCTACTGCCAGGCCGTCACCGCGCTGGTGACGCGTCGTCCGGAAGGCAGCGAGAGCATCGACCGGGTGGCGGAGATCCGCTCGGCGCCGATCAATCAGTCCTACCGCCGCGTCGCCGGCATCGACGCCGGCATCAACTGGCGGCTCAAGACCGCGCGCTTCGGCGACTACCGCTTCGATCTGAACTGGTCGCACACGCTCAAGTCGGAGCAGCAGGTGTTCGCCACCGACACGGTCGACCGCGACTGGCGCGACGATCCCACCAATCTGGACTTCCGCAGCCGCGTGCGCGCCGGCGCCAGCTGGCGTCGCGGCGACTGGTCGTCGAGCCTGTTCATGACCCGCTACGGCAGCCTGCCCAAGGCCGGCGGGGTGGGGCGCACCGGCGTGCACTTCATCTGGAACGCCAACGTCGGCAAGCAGATCACCGACCGCGCCGCACTCAAGTTCTACGTCAACAACCTGTTCAACAACCTGCACCCGGACGACGAGACCAACGGCAGCTTCCCGTACTTCTACGACGCCTACAGCCCGATCGGGCGCGAACTGGCGCTGCAGTTCGAGTACCGCTTCAGGTAA
- a CDS encoding RNA polymerase sigma factor produces the protein MNGGAIDKGTLDKCTLDKGMLDVAEAADPAAQRFDLPRMIEQHRPALVRYFLRHLPNPDDAEDLAQEALVRLMRMPSPTDVLNVEAYLLRIASNLMRDRFRRDLSHCVQQHVSLDELSGDWPSEVPHGERVYEGNRRLQLFLQALDELSPRCRQVFLLQRYEGLTYSAIAGRLEISVSAVEKQMMRALLHFDTRLGDM, from the coding sequence ATGAACGGGGGCGCGATCGATAAGGGCACGCTCGACAAGTGCACGCTCGATAAGGGCATGCTCGACGTGGCGGAGGCGGCCGATCCTGCGGCGCAGCGTTTCGACCTGCCGCGCATGATCGAGCAGCACCGGCCGGCGCTGGTCCGGTATTTCCTACGCCACCTGCCCAACCCGGACGACGCCGAGGACCTGGCGCAAGAGGCGCTGGTGCGCTTGATGCGCATGCCCTCGCCGACCGATGTGCTCAACGTCGAGGCCTACCTGCTGCGCATCGCGTCGAACCTGATGCGCGACCGATTCCGCCGCGACCTCAGCCATTGCGTGCAGCAGCACGTGTCGCTGGACGAACTGAGCGGCGACTGGCCGAGTGAGGTGCCGCACGGCGAGCGCGTCTACGAAGGCAACCGGCGCCTGCAGCTGTTTCTGCAGGCCTTGGACGAGCTGTCGCCGCGCTGCCGGCAGGTGTTCCTCCTGCAGCGCTACGAGGGCCTGACCTACAGCGCCATCGCCGGACGCCTGGAGATCAGCGTGAGCGCGGTGGAAAAGCAGATGATGCGCGCCCTGCTGCACTTCGATACACGATTGGGAGACATGTGA
- a CDS encoding metallophosphoesterase, which produces MNHRSPRTLGLLLLLCAGLAHAQAGDGQTRAAAAPTTAAAKTAAPMDDGPYLRYEPQRVIARWVCGGQVVQREIPAPRWPVTVAPQCGYMRAIQVEAPAMPDAGAAAPVRGVKRIAALSDVHGQYGVMVQLLRANGIVDRKLNWRYGNGHLVIVGDVFDRGPQVNQALWLLYQLERQARKAGGGVHLLLGNHEIMVLANDLRYVNPGYQANAGLLGASYPELYGPDTVLGRWLRSKPVMAQIDDLLFVHGGIAEDYLALGLTRGDANARYRASLGTPKAVWSQDPILNGLYNGKTSPIWYRGYFTDPSLDQARVDAVLRKSGVRRIVVGHTSMKAVGFYFGGAVISVDSSIKNGESGELLLVENDRLSRGTMDGQRLPLTAPAAAED; this is translated from the coding sequence ATGAACCATCGTTCGCCTCGAACCCTGGGCCTGCTGCTGTTGCTGTGCGCGGGCCTCGCGCATGCGCAAGCCGGCGACGGCCAAACGCGCGCCGCAGCGGCGCCGACGACCGCGGCGGCGAAGACCGCGGCGCCCATGGACGACGGCCCCTATCTGCGCTACGAACCGCAGCGCGTGATCGCACGCTGGGTCTGCGGCGGCCAGGTCGTGCAGCGCGAGATACCGGCGCCGCGCTGGCCGGTGACGGTGGCGCCGCAGTGCGGCTATATGCGCGCGATCCAGGTCGAGGCGCCGGCAATGCCGGATGCGGGCGCGGCCGCGCCGGTGCGTGGCGTGAAGCGGATTGCCGCGTTGTCGGACGTGCATGGCCAGTACGGCGTGATGGTGCAGCTGCTGCGCGCCAACGGCATCGTCGATCGCAAGCTGAATTGGCGCTACGGCAATGGCCATCTGGTGATCGTCGGCGACGTGTTCGACCGCGGCCCACAGGTGAACCAGGCGCTGTGGTTGCTGTACCAGTTGGAACGTCAGGCGCGTAAGGCCGGCGGCGGCGTGCACCTGCTGCTGGGCAATCACGAAATCATGGTGCTGGCCAACGACCTGCGTTACGTCAACCCGGGCTACCAAGCCAACGCTGGCCTGCTGGGCGCGTCCTATCCCGAGCTCTACGGACCCGACACCGTGCTGGGGCGCTGGCTGCGCAGCAAGCCGGTGATGGCGCAGATCGACGATCTGCTGTTCGTGCACGGCGGCATCGCCGAGGACTACCTGGCGCTGGGCCTCACGCGCGGCGACGCCAACGCGCGTTACCGCGCCTCGCTGGGTACGCCCAAGGCGGTGTGGTCGCAAGACCCGATCTTGAACGGGCTCTACAACGGCAAGACCAGCCCGATCTGGTACCGCGGCTACTTCACCGATCCCAGCCTGGATCAGGCGCGTGTGGACGCGGTCCTGCGCAAGAGCGGCGTCCGCCGCATCGTCGTCGGCCACACCTCGATGAAGGCGGTCGGTTTCTATTTCGGCGGCGCGGTGATCTCGGTCGACAGCAGCATCAAGAACGGCGAGTCCGGCGAGCTGCTGCTGGTCGAGAACGACCGCCTGAGCCGCGGCACCATGGACGGCCAGCGCCTGCCGCTCACCGCGCCGGCGGCCGCGGAAGACTGA
- a CDS encoding FecR domain-containing protein — translation MSSPRLNVVEGGDPIRRQAAAWFARLRADDVTENERGQCRQWLDADARHRAAYERMERLWAGAGDHAAHPEIALRVRAQAPAAAATRQPPRRGRGRLLAWSGAAAALIAVAAIGWRLLQPPPAVPEQQYVTAVGESRTIALEDGSRMSLDTDTRVRVRYSADERRISLLRGRAFFRVAKQARPFLVRTEDGSVRAVGTEFEVYRRDGEIEVALIEGRVLLLAAASGDAVPVGLAMLAPGQKASFGQRKPLRMIDAGHAALPAWLSGKLAFDDQALSAAVGEFNRYSRRAIVLRDPALARIRVSGVFRSDDPHAFVEALQTLYPVQVSDAPGGELVLSERR, via the coding sequence GTGAGCAGCCCCCGTTTGAACGTCGTCGAAGGCGGCGACCCGATCCGCCGCCAGGCCGCTGCCTGGTTCGCCCGGCTGCGCGCCGACGACGTCACCGAGAACGAGCGCGGCCAGTGCCGGCAATGGCTGGACGCCGATGCGCGCCACCGCGCCGCCTACGAACGCATGGAGCGTCTGTGGGCCGGCGCCGGCGACCACGCCGCGCATCCGGAGATCGCGCTGCGCGTGCGCGCGCAGGCGCCGGCAGCGGCGGCGACGCGTCAGCCCCCGCGCCGCGGGCGCGGGCGCCTGCTCGCCTGGAGCGGCGCGGCGGCGGCGCTGATCGCGGTGGCCGCGATCGGCTGGCGTCTGCTGCAGCCGCCGCCGGCGGTGCCGGAGCAGCAGTACGTCACCGCGGTCGGCGAGAGCCGCACGATCGCACTGGAAGACGGCTCGCGCATGAGCCTGGACACCGACACCCGCGTGCGGGTGCGCTACTCCGCCGACGAACGCCGTATCTCGCTGCTACGTGGGCGCGCGTTCTTCCGCGTCGCCAAGCAGGCGCGTCCGTTCCTGGTCCGCACCGAAGACGGCAGCGTGCGCGCGGTCGGCACGGAATTCGAGGTCTACCGCCGCGACGGCGAGATCGAGGTGGCCTTGATCGAAGGCCGCGTGCTGTTGCTGGCGGCCGCCAGCGGCGACGCGGTGCCGGTGGGCCTGGCGATGCTGGCGCCCGGACAGAAGGCCAGCTTCGGCCAGCGCAAACCCTTGCGCATGATCGACGCCGGTCACGCCGCCTTGCCGGCCTGGCTGTCGGGCAAGCTGGCCTTCGACGACCAGGCGCTGTCGGCGGCCGTGGGCGAGTTCAACCGCTACAGCCGGCGCGCCATCGTGCTGCGCGACCCCGCGCTGGCACGCATCCGCGTCAGCGGCGTGTTCCGCAGCGACGACCCGCACGCGTTCGTCGAGGCCTTGCAGACCTTGTATCCGGTGCAGGTATCGGATGCGCCGGGCGGCGAACTGGTGTTGAGCGAGCGGCGCTGA
- a CDS encoding FKBP-type peptidyl-prolyl cis-trans isomerase, translated as MNRAAHACLFALLPVALIACQPKGGHEAAPQDAAAPRLDSARAKTSYMVGLDLAKQIAPVREEVDIDTVVAALRAAHAGRKPQLDEAQLTQIRQDFVRQLQDKRQGEQTALAKKNLERGSKFLAENGAKAGIATTASGLQYQVLRKADGPRPAADATVRVNYIGSVLDGKAFENTYAIDHPSEFPLNQVMPGLREGLMLMPKGGKYRFWIPAAQGYGEVGIPGQVEPNATLVFEVELLEIAG; from the coding sequence ATGAACCGTGCCGCGCATGCCTGCCTGTTCGCGCTGCTGCCCGTCGCCCTGATCGCCTGCCAGCCCAAGGGCGGCCACGAGGCCGCGCCGCAGGACGCCGCCGCGCCGCGCCTGGACAGCGCCCGCGCCAAGACCAGCTACATGGTCGGCCTGGACCTGGCCAAGCAGATCGCGCCGGTGCGCGAGGAAGTCGACATCGACACCGTGGTGGCCGCCTTGCGCGCCGCGCACGCCGGCCGCAAGCCGCAACTGGACGAGGCCCAACTCACGCAGATCCGCCAGGACTTCGTGCGCCAGCTGCAGGACAAGCGCCAGGGCGAGCAGACCGCGCTGGCCAAGAAGAATCTCGAGCGCGGCAGCAAGTTCTTAGCCGAGAACGGCGCCAAAGCGGGCATCGCCACCACCGCCTCGGGCCTGCAGTACCAGGTGCTGCGCAAGGCCGACGGCCCCCGGCCTGCGGCCGATGCGACGGTGCGGGTGAACTACATCGGCTCGGTGCTGGACGGCAAGGCGTTCGAGAACACCTACGCGATCGACCACCCGTCGGAGTTCCCGCTCAACCAAGTCATGCCCGGCCTGCGCGAGGGCCTGATGTTGATGCCCAAGGGCGGCAAGTACCGGTTCTGGATTCCGGCCGCGCAGGGTTACGGCGAGGTTGGCATTCCCGGTCAGGTCGAACCCAACGCGACCCTGGTGTTCGAGGTCGAGTTGTTGGAGATCGCCGGCTGA
- a CDS encoding TonB-dependent receptor, with protein sequence MKQYATTSATRRARLPLEIAIALAVVAPVAQAQDQAAADDKAPTDIDRIQVTGSRIKRADIETSQPIFTLTRAEIDKQGVTSVADVLQRISTNGAALNTTFNNGGDGSAGISLRNLGSGRTLVLVNGRRWTTQLDGTVDLNTIPASIIERVEVLKDGASTIYGSDAIAGVVNIITRSNFEGAEAGAYIGQFGQGDGTRQAYDFSLGVSNDRSSLLIGGSYVKEEAVMAGDRDISAGGPPFFGGQSSTGFPGSFVDPRDNKRYVLGPNNTFVPFNANVHGYNTAPDNYLLTPQERKSLFAQGTFDITDQLTFRVETLYNQRLSEQLLAAMPVTGLRLSGQSIYNPTKGTAGERDLISVSRRFQESGGRSFNQDVKNFHFFGGLEGYFNLGERTFDWDVGYRYDRSDENTITYGLFNLANLRNAYGPSFIDGAGVARCGTPTAVIAGCVPINPLGGLGSISKEALDYVSFTAHDSRKVESTSYTANISGDLFDLPAGALGFAAGYEHRKESGQFDPDAFIAAGLSTGNGSKPTRGDYSLDDLYVEFAVPVLADLPFAKMLDFSVATRYSDYSNFGDTLNSKFGFRWKPFEDLLIRGNWSEGFRAPSITNLYAGDADTFVSYADPCSSHSGRRADPTVAARCAADGVPAGYTQSGSGSSRQTVEAFTNKSNPDLQPETSVSKTLGFVYSPGWLQGFDIAVDWYQITIENAITRPTAQFVLDKCYSGTAGERAVYCALFKRDNAYPGNPGTITDMDLPLLNLAEYTVEGFDVTMNYRLPETVYGKFSVSWDTSYTSNWETRTTKDSKPEQRQGLYLPQDPYWRIKSNLYLDWSKGDFGATWGMRYKSGIDETCPAAFKAYCSSPDTLENHLGAVTYHDVQFRYNTPWNATVSIGANNVFEKEPPLALTAPYNQFDQQYDVPGRYYYMQYRQRF encoded by the coding sequence ATGAAGCAGTACGCCACTACCTCCGCAACCCGCCGCGCCAGGCTGCCGCTGGAAATCGCCATCGCATTGGCGGTCGTCGCGCCGGTCGCGCAGGCGCAGGACCAGGCCGCCGCCGACGACAAGGCGCCGACCGACATCGACCGCATCCAGGTCACCGGTTCGCGCATCAAGCGCGCCGACATCGAGACCTCGCAGCCGATCTTCACCCTGACCCGCGCCGAGATCGACAAGCAGGGCGTGACCTCGGTCGCCGACGTGCTGCAGCGCATCTCCACCAACGGCGCCGCGCTCAACACCACCTTCAACAACGGCGGCGACGGCTCGGCCGGCATCAGCCTGCGCAACCTCGGCAGCGGCCGCACCCTGGTGCTGGTCAACGGCCGTCGCTGGACCACCCAGCTCGACGGCACGGTCGACCTCAACACCATTCCGGCCTCGATCATCGAGCGCGTGGAAGTGCTGAAGGACGGCGCCTCGACCATCTACGGCTCCGACGCCATCGCCGGCGTGGTCAACATCATCACCCGCAGCAACTTCGAGGGCGCCGAGGCCGGCGCCTACATCGGCCAGTTCGGCCAGGGCGACGGCACGCGTCAGGCGTACGACTTCAGCCTGGGCGTGAGCAACGACCGCTCCTCGCTGCTGATCGGCGGCTCCTACGTCAAGGAAGAGGCGGTGATGGCGGGCGACCGCGATATCTCCGCCGGCGGGCCGCCGTTCTTCGGCGGTCAAAGCAGCACCGGCTTTCCCGGCTCGTTCGTCGATCCGCGCGACAACAAGCGCTACGTGCTGGGCCCCAACAACACCTTCGTGCCGTTCAACGCCAATGTGCACGGCTACAACACCGCGCCGGACAACTACCTGCTGACGCCGCAGGAGCGCAAGTCGCTGTTCGCGCAGGGCACCTTCGACATCACCGACCAGCTGACCTTCCGCGTCGAGACGCTGTACAACCAGCGCCTGTCCGAGCAGCTGCTGGCGGCGATGCCGGTGACCGGCCTGCGCCTGAGCGGGCAGAGCATCTACAACCCGACCAAGGGCACCGCCGGCGAGCGCGACCTGATCAGCGTCAGCCGTCGCTTCCAGGAATCGGGCGGCCGCTCGTTCAACCAAGACGTCAAGAACTTCCATTTCTTCGGTGGGCTGGAGGGCTACTTCAACCTCGGCGAGCGCACCTTCGACTGGGACGTGGGCTACCGCTACGACCGTTCCGACGAGAACACCATCACCTACGGCCTGTTCAATCTGGCCAACCTGCGCAACGCCTACGGCCCGTCCTTCATCGACGGCGCCGGCGTCGCCCGCTGCGGCACGCCCACCGCGGTGATCGCCGGCTGCGTGCCGATCAATCCGCTGGGCGGCCTGGGCTCGATCAGCAAGGAGGCGCTGGACTACGTGTCCTTCACCGCGCACGACTCGCGCAAGGTCGAATCCACCAGCTACACCGCCAACATCAGCGGCGACCTGTTCGACCTGCCGGCCGGCGCGCTGGGCTTCGCGGCCGGTTACGAGCACCGCAAGGAGAGCGGCCAGTTCGATCCCGACGCGTTCATCGCCGCCGGCCTGAGCACCGGCAACGGCAGCAAGCCGACCCGTGGCGATTACTCGCTGGACGATCTGTACGTCGAGTTCGCGGTGCCGGTGCTGGCCGATCTGCCGTTCGCCAAGATGCTGGATTTCTCGGTGGCCACGCGCTACTCGGACTACAGCAACTTCGGCGATACGCTCAACAGCAAGTTCGGTTTCCGCTGGAAGCCGTTCGAGGATCTGCTGATCCGCGGCAACTGGTCCGAGGGCTTCCGCGCCCCCAGCATCACCAACCTCTACGCCGGCGATGCCGACACCTTCGTCAGCTATGCCGATCCCTGCTCCAGCCACAGCGGCCGCCGTGCCGACCCGACCGTGGCCGCGCGCTGCGCCGCCGACGGTGTGCCTGCCGGCTACACCCAGTCGGGCAGCGGTTCCTCGCGTCAGACCGTGGAGGCGTTCACCAACAAGTCCAATCCGGATCTGCAGCCGGAAACCTCGGTCAGCAAGACTTTGGGCTTCGTCTACAGCCCGGGCTGGCTGCAGGGCTTCGACATCGCGGTGGACTGGTACCAGATCACCATCGAGAACGCGATCACGCGCCCCACCGCGCAGTTCGTGCTCGACAAGTGCTACTCCGGCACGGCCGGCGAGCGCGCGGTGTACTGCGCCCTGTTCAAGCGCGACAACGCCTACCCCGGCAATCCGGGCACCATCACCGACATGGACTTGCCGCTGCTGAACCTGGCCGAGTACACGGTGGAGGGCTTCGACGTGACCATGAACTACCGGCTGCCGGAAACGGTGTACGGCAAGTTCTCGGTGAGCTGGGATACCAGCTACACCTCGAACTGGGAGACCCGCACCACCAAGGACTCCAAGCCCGAGCAGCGTCAGGGCCTGTATCTGCCGCAAGACCCGTACTGGCGCATCAAGTCCAACCTGTACCTGGACTGGAGCAAGGGCGACTTCGGCGCGACCTGGGGCATGCGCTACAAGTCCGGCATCGACGAGACCTGCCCGGCGGCGTTCAAGGCCTATTGCTCGAGCCCGGACACGCTGGAGAACCACCTGGGCGCGGTGACGTACCACGACGTGCAGTTCCGCTACAACACGCCGTGGAACGCGACGGTGTCGATCGGCGCCAACAACGTGTTCGAGAAGGAACCGCCGCTGGCCCTGACCGCGCCGTACAACCAGTTCGATCAGCAGTACGACGTGCCCGGCCGCTACTACTACATGCAGTACCGTCAGCGCTTCTGA